A window from Leptidea sinapis chromosome 11, ilLepSina1.1, whole genome shotgun sequence encodes these proteins:
- the LOC126966976 gene encoding uncharacterized protein LOC126966976: MKEILNTFKEPEKYCGYIIAALAVYIFTCVLFIYGAYTLNNILLAPYILLECLRLIALTTLVITVLLILKQNTMDIGLLIGVSVAAGFTLLGLFYLWVCTANLPILKKEMEQDEQMFLIDALKGLVGQANDRYYWSIHRNTQFQNNVVDTMPYYRQKNVFVVPRKWMIPVSET; this comes from the exons ATGAAAGAAATactaaatacttttaaag AACCAGAAAAATATTGTGGATATATAATAGCGGCTTTGGCAGTTTATATTTTCACCTGTGTATTATTCATCTATGGAGCTTATACG ctAAATAATATCCTTCTGGCACCATATATTTTACTAGAATGTTTGAGACTCATTGCTTTAACCACTCTAGTCATCACTGTGCTGTTAATCCTCAAACAAAATACCATGGACATTGGCCTTTTGATAGGAGTCAGCGTAGCAGCTGGTTTTACTTTAC tCGGATTGTTCTACCTATGGGTTTGTACCGCGAATTTGCCAATTCTAAAAAAAGAGATGGAGCAAGACGAACAAATGTTTCTCATTGATGCATTAAAAGGTCTAGTAGGTCAAGCAAACGATCGATATTATTGGTCTATTCATAGGAATActcaatttcaaaataatgttgTGGATACAATGCCATATTATcgtcaaaaaaatgttttcgtCGTACCTAGAAAATGGA